AGGCCTTGGTCCAGCCGTTCTTGGTGCAGATCTCGTCCCAGGCCTCGGTCTTGACCATCTTGGAGAGCGCTTCCTGCAGGTGGTCAACGGCGTACTGGGGCATCTCGGGCGGGCCGAAGAGGCCGCGCCAGTTGATGAACTCCGTGTCGACGCCAGCCTGGCGGACGGTGGGCACCTGCGACATGGGGCCCTCTGCAATGGGTTCGGGGGAGGTGATGGCCAGCACCCGGATCTCACCGGACTGCATGGGGCCGACAGTCTCGGCCATACCGGTGGTCACCAGGTCGATGTGTCCGCCCATGGCGGCCGCGAGGCTCTGGCCGCCCTGGAAGGGCACGTAGGTGATCTCCTTCAGGTTCTTGACGCCTGCTGCCTTGGCCACCTTGAGGAACTGGATATGGTCCATGCTCCCCGGGGAGGAGGTGCCGCCGATGGTGACGCTCTTGGGATCCTTCCTCAGGGCTTCCATGACATCGCCCAGGTCCTCATAGGGGGAGTCCTTGGGAACGGCGAAGGCGCCGTAGTCGTTGATCAGCATGGCGATGGGGGTGACGTCCTCGTAGCTCAGCTCGGTCTGACCGGTGAGGTTGATGAGAAGCAGGGGCGGGGAATAGACGATGATCGTGTAGGGGCTGCCCTCGCGCTTCTGCACGTAGGAGAGCGCCACGCCGCCGCCGCCGCCCGGCTTGTTGGTCACCGGCATGGGCTGTTCGATGAGCCCCTCCTGGGTCAGCACCTTGGTGGACATGCGGATGGTGGTGTCCCAGCCGCCGCCCGGGCCCGCCGGCGCGATGCACTCGAAGGGCCTGGACGGATAGTCGTCATTTGCGGCCAGAGCCGCACCGGTAAAGGCTACCAGCAACGCAACTGCCAATCCTGTAAGCAGCAAACTCTTGCGAAACATATGC
This DNA window, taken from Synergistales bacterium, encodes the following:
- a CDS encoding tripartite tricarboxylate transporter substrate binding protein, producing MFRKSLLLTGLAVALLVAFTGAALAANDDYPSRPFECIAPAGPGGGWDTTIRMSTKVLTQEGLIEQPMPVTNKPGGGGGVALSYVQKREGSPYTIIVYSPPLLLINLTGQTELSYEDVTPIAMLINDYGAFAVPKDSPYEDLGDVMEALRKDPKSVTIGGTSSPGSMDHIQFLKVAKAAGVKNLKEITYVPFQGGQSLAAAMGGHIDLVTTGMAETVGPMQSGEIRVLAITSPEPIAEGPMSQVPTVRQAGVDTEFINWRGLFGPPEMPQYAVDHLQEALSKMVKTEAWDEICTKNGWTKAFMGSEGFGDFLEKQNEQYKDLLKSINMYKGQ